The following coding sequences lie in one Lolium perenne isolate Kyuss_39 chromosome 2, Kyuss_2.0, whole genome shotgun sequence genomic window:
- the LOC127336013 gene encoding 14 kDa proline-rich protein DC2.15: protein MAGKASIALFLAVNLVVFSMASACGGNCPTPATPTPSTPSTPTPTPASFGRCPRDALKLGVCANVLGLIKAKVGVPPTLPCCPLLEGLVDLEAAVCLCTVLKANILGIKLNLPIDLSLVLNHCGRSVPTGFKC from the coding sequence ATGGCAGGCAAGGCATCGATCGCGCTGTTCCTCGCTGTGAACCTGGTCGTGTTCTCCATGGCCAGCGCTTGCGGGGGGAACTGCCCGACTCCTGCCACACCAACCCCGTCGACGCCTTCGACGCCCACCCCAACCCCAGCCTCGTTCGGCAGGTGCCCGCGCGACGCGCTGAAGCTGGGCGTGTGCGCCAATGTGCTGGGACTGATCAAGGCCAAGGTGGGCGTGCCCCCCACGTTGCCGTGCTGCCCGTTGCTGGAGGGGCTCGTCGACCTCGAGGCCGCCGTGTGCCTTTGCACGGTGCTCAAGGCCAACATCCTTGGCATCAAACTTAACCTCCCTATCGATCTCAGCCTTGTGCTCAACCACTGCGGTAGAAGCGTGCCCACCGGATTCAAGTGCTAA